Proteins encoded within one genomic window of Lycium ferocissimum isolate CSIRO_LF1 unplaced genomic scaffold, AGI_CSIRO_Lferr_CH_V1 ctg473, whole genome shotgun sequence:
- the LOC132044537 gene encoding receptor kinase-like protein Xa21, whose product MKTEGVASLGNLKDLLALNLSSNNMGDSLPPEIGKLKAMIQIDLSMNQVSNGIPREIGGMQNLVSLSLSHNQFFLFNEALCGSSRFSFPPCPTTSSSHRLNRKKVLVLFLLLGIALVFIPITFVVVWIRYRRGKGAPQQSDLLSISTRVRISYHELVQATESLSESNLIGSGSFGSVYKGILRNGTPIAVKVFNQKLEAIFKSFDKECEVLRNLRHKNLIRVITSCSNINFKASVLEYMPNGSLDKWFYSHNYFLDIMQRLSIMIDVACALEYLHHGCPSSVIHYDLKPSNVLLDENMVAYLRDFGISKLLGEDESDLYTKTLATLGYIAPVMRSCLMETLTRRTPNDEMFKGDLSWKQWASNSLP is encoded by the exons atgaaaacggagggagtagcaaGTTTGGGGAATCTTAAAGATCTATTGGCTCTTAACTTATCGTCAAACAACATGGGTGACTCTTTACCTCCAGAAATTGGAAAACTAAAGGCTATGATACAAATAGATCTGTCAATGAATCAAGTTTCAAATGGAATTCCTAGAGAAATTGGAGGCATGCAAAATCTGGTATCCCTCAGTTTAAGCCACAA TCAGTTTTTTCTCTTTAATGAAGCATTATGTGGTTCTTCAAGATTTAGCTTCCCGCCATGCCCCACTACTTCATCAAGCCATAGATTAAATAGGAAAAAAGTTCTAGTTCTGTTTCTTCTACTGGGAATTGCACTGGTATTTATTCCTATTACCTTTGTGGTCGTATGGATAAGGTATAGAAGAGGTAAAGGAGCTCCTCAACAATCTGATTTATTGTCCATCTCAACaagagtaagaatttcatacCATGAGCTGGTCCAAGCAACTGAATCACTTAGTGAGAGTAATTTGATTGGTTCTGGAAGTTTTGGCTCTGTTTATAAAGGCATTCTCAGAAATGGAACTCCAATTGCAGTTAAAGTTTTCAATCAGAAATTGGAAGCAATATTCAAGAGTTTCGATAAAGAATGTGAAGTTTTGCGCAACCTTCGCCATAAGAATCTCATAAGAGTCATCACTAGTTGTTCTAACATCAATTTTAAGGCCTCAGTACTCGAGTACATGCCTAATGGAAGCCTCGATAAGTGGTTTTATTCACACAATTACTTCCTAGACATCATGCAAAGACTAAGCATAATGATCGATGTGGCGTGCGCATTGGAATACCTCCACCATGGGTGTCCATCGTCCGTGATTCATTATGATCTAAAGCCTAGTAATGTCTTGTTGGATGAGAATATGGTTGCATACCTAAGAGACTTTGGTATTTCAAAACTGCTTGGTGAAGATGAAAGTGATTTATACACAAAAACCTTAGCAACATTGGGTTATATTGCACCGG TTATGAGATCATGTTTGATGGAAACCTTGACAAGGAGAACTCCTAACGATGAAATGTTCAAGGGAGATCTTAGCTGGAAGCAATGGGCGAGCAATTCACTCCCATAG